One region of Malania oleifera isolate guangnan ecotype guangnan chromosome 6, ASM2987363v1, whole genome shotgun sequence genomic DNA includes:
- the LOC131158367 gene encoding glycerophosphocholine acyltransferase 1, whose protein sequence is MSNAEVSLDDANGDSFQKVKQGFKDRSKKVAQTKEMLSKQAVQTKEILSKQAVKIAKRAEEHERFINKVTHLLGVLGFGAFCFLLGWRPQDVPYVYCLFYVTFVPLRWIYYRFKKWHYYLLDFCYYANTIFLVMLLLYPGNEKLFMVCFSFAEGPLAWALIVWRCSLVFSSVDKIVSVLIHLLPGIVFFIIRWWDPATFEAMHPAGTARRASWPYVEGKSYLWTWLFLVPLVAYTLWQALYFLIVNVLRRQRLLRDPEVMTSYRELSKKAQKANNVWWRLSGLLGDQNRLLMYTLFQALFTVATMALTVPIFLSYEMHVVFQILKVSATIWNGASFLLEVMPRQVILKEKKKLDTQSPQTLETPPLHVAKISTEAEEWHQS, encoded by the exons ATGTCGAACGCAGAAGTGTCTCTTGACGATGCGAATGGGGATTCATTTCAGAAGGTGAAGCAGGGTTTTAAGGATCGATCCAAG AAAGTGGCTCAAACGAAGGAGATGTTGTCGAAACAGGCAGTTCAGACGAAGGAGATCTTGTCCAAACAGGCCGTTAAGATCGCCAAGCGGGCTGAAGAGCACGAGAGATTCATCAATAAG GTGACTCATCTGTTGGGGGTTCTCGGGTTCGGGGCATTTTGCTTCCTCTTGGGATGGA GACCACAAGATGTCCCCTATGTATATTGTTTGTTTTATGTCACCTTTGTTCCTCTTCGGTGGATATACTATCGGTTCAAAAAATGGCATTATTATCTTTTG GATTTCTGTTATTATGCCAATACAATATTCTTGGTCATGCTTCTCCTATATCCAGGAAATGAAAAGCTTTTTATGGTTTGCTTCTCATTTGCGGAG GGGCCATTAGCGTGGGCATTGATTGTTTGGCGTTGTAGCTTGGTTTTTAGTTCTGTTGATAAAATTGTTAGTGTTCTTATACATCTTTTACCTG GGATAGTTTTCTTCATCATTCGATGGTGGGATCCAGCAACTTTTGAAGCCATGCATCCTGCGGGAACTGCTCGCAGAGCTTCATGGCCTTATGTTGAAGGGAAGTCATACCTATGGACATGGCTGTTTCTGGTTCCCTTAGTTGCTTACACCCTCTGGCAGGCTCTCTATTTTCTCATTGTCAATGTCCTACGTCGACAGAGACTGTTGAGAGATCCTGAAGTCATGACTTCTTACAG GGAACTCTCGAAAAAAGCACAGAAAGCAAACAATGTATGGTGGCGTCTTAGTGGTTTGCTTGGAGATCAAAACCGCTTGCTTATGTATACCTTGTTCCAAGCATTGTTCACTGTTGCAACCATGGCACTGACAGTCCCAATTTTCTTGTCATATGAAATGCATGTGGTTTTCCAAATATTGAAGGTGTCTGCAACTATATGGAATGGAGCAAGCTTTCTCCTGGAAGTAATGCCTAGGCAGGTGATTCTCAAGGAGAAGAAAAAGTTGGACACGCAGTCGCCACAAACTCTGGAAACCCCACCCTTACATGTGGCAAAGATCTCAACAGAGGCTGAGGAGTGGCACCAGTCATGA